TTCTTAATGGCTTTCCTGGGTGTCAGATAATATTCTATTAAGGAAAAACACAGACTATTGTTACCAAAATTACAAAAACCTTCTAACTAGATTTCACCAGATTTATCAGAAACTAATAGGATGCGCTTGGGGCATGGTTTTCCTAGAAAAAACAACTGCAAGAAACTGTAGAAGTACATATAGGTTCTAGATAAGTCAGCACAAATGCTTGACCTCTGAATTGCAAAACTCAGAGGCAAATTTAAAAGCGTGTATGAGCTTTGGGTTTATCCAACCTCAAAGCGATCGCGTCAAATAAAGCTACTATTAATCATTAAAACTAAATTAAGAAAATGCATCTTCCCTAGGTGGGATTGATAAATCGCAATTAAATATGACTTGCGCAGAGGCTATTTACCTAGTTCGTAATAAGTCACCAGGATTGGGGATGAAAGTAGTCATAGATTTTTTGGGCTAGTTGAGGGCCAATACCAGGAACTCTGGTGAGTTGTTCCGGCGTTGCTTCCCGAATGTAGTCAACAGAGCGAAAAGTAGCCAATAGTTCTTTTTGGCGATGATGCCCTAGCCCTGGAATATCTTCTAAGCAAGAGCGGCGCATGCGATCGCTGCGTTGCTGACGATGAAAGCTAACCGCAAACCGATGGGCCTCATCCCGAAGGCGACGTAACAGTTGGACTCCTGGTTGCTCTGCTTCAGTCGTTAAAGGTAAAGACTCCCCTGGCAGGAAAATTTCTTCTCGTTTTTTCGCCAGACTGACCACACGCAACTCTTCCAGCAAATTCAGCTCCCGCAGCACGCTAACCACAGCCGAAAGTTGACCTTTGCCTCCATCGATCATTACTAGGTCAGGCCAATCTGGATTGTCCACTCGTGACAACTGCGGGTCAGCCGCATATTTACGAAACCGCCGACGAATCACTTCTGCCATGCTGGCAAAGTCATCCGAGTGGCCCGTGGTCACAGTAGGATTTTTGATTTTGTAGTGCCGATAGTGTTGTTTGGCAGGTATGCCATCCACAAATACGACCTGGGAAGCAACAGCGTCGGAACCTTGAATATGAGAAATGTCATAGCCCTCGATCCGCCGAGGTAAGTCAGGTAAATCTAACACTTCGGCGAGATCTAACATGGCTTGGGCATTGCGATCCGCAAAGCGTTGAGTTCGAGCTAACTCATACTCCGCGTTGCGCTCCACCATTTCAACAAGCTCGGCTTTGGTTTGGCGTTGCGGCGCTACAATCGTGACCTTACGCCCTTTGCGATCGCTCAAGAACTCAGCCAGCATGTCGCTTTCTGGCAGTTCGTGCTGTACCAAAATCTCTGCGGGAATCTCGACTGCATCTACCGTTTGGTAATGTTCTTCCAGCACTCGTTCTAGAATCGCACCTGGTTCTCCAGATTGGGCATCCGCAACAAAGCCTAAGCGTCCTACTAAACGACCCGCCCGGATTTGAAACAGTTGAATGCAGGCATGCTGTTCATCGGTGGCCAGCGC
This region of Trichocoleus desertorum NBK24 genomic DNA includes:
- the uvrC gene encoding excinuclease ABC subunit UvrC, whose product is MTLSSQVLPLLKEPERLETRLKEIPAEPGVYYMRDVSDRILYIGKSKKLRSRVRSYFRDLQSLSPRIALMVRQVAEIEFIVTDTEAEALALEANLIKQHQPHFNVLLKDDKKYPYLCITWSEDYPRIFITRKRRHGNEKDRFYGPYVDTHLLRSTLHIVKRIFPLRQRPQPLFKDRPCLNFDIGRCPGVCQQMISGEDYRKTVQKVAMVFQGRTGELVDTLTAQMDQAAEALNFEQAARLRDQINGLKSLGAEQKVALPDDTISRDAIALATDEQHACIQLFQIRAGRLVGRLGFVADAQSGEPGAILERVLEEHYQTVDAVEIPAEILVQHELPESDMLAEFLSDRKGRKVTIVAPQRQTKAELVEMVERNAEYELARTQRFADRNAQAMLDLAEVLDLPDLPRRIEGYDISHIQGSDAVASQVVFVDGIPAKQHYRHYKIKNPTVTTGHSDDFASMAEVIRRRFRKYAADPQLSRVDNPDWPDLVMIDGGKGQLSAVVSVLRELNLLEELRVVSLAKKREEIFLPGESLPLTTEAEQPGVQLLRRLRDEAHRFAVSFHRQQRSDRMRRSCLEDIPGLGHHRQKELLATFRSVDYIREATPEQLTRVPGIGPQLAQKIYDYFHPQSW